A single Anatilimnocola floriformis DNA region contains:
- a CDS encoding exo-alpha-sialidase: protein MRTAEEKNESRSDAYALTRHSPTKFYDGKTCWVHPRAGIVPGAGKDGVPRVVMTMNTLDVSGSDVFKAVLSMHTDDLGKTWTEPKPQASLAPITENIDGEDRPVALSDCWPTWHAASKTLLGTGHDVVYTKNWKVQSPRPRSTTYSIYDPAIDSWSKWQRMKLPGDQFADAGPGCVQRYDKEDGSILLPIYFRPAGKNSRVIVTCCRFDGKELAYQEHGNELSIDDATRGLHEPSLTRFQGEYFLTLRNDKLGFVSRSRDGLQFSPIQPWKFDDGTDLGNYNTQQHWVTHSDALYLVYTRKGANNDHVFRHRAPLFMAQVDPKTLRVIRATEQILIPERGARYGNFGVTQVSPHETWVTESEWMQTWPPNTIIPVDNKYGANGSVWVARIRWSKENKNFTNSERRPL, encoded by the coding sequence GTGAGAACCGCAGAAGAGAAAAATGAAAGTCGCAGCGACGCCTACGCACTGACTCGTCACTCGCCGACGAAGTTTTATGACGGCAAGACTTGCTGGGTGCATCCGCGGGCCGGCATCGTGCCGGGCGCTGGGAAGGATGGTGTGCCGCGGGTCGTGATGACGATGAATACGCTCGATGTCTCCGGCAGCGACGTGTTCAAAGCCGTGCTCTCGATGCACACCGATGATCTCGGCAAAACGTGGACGGAACCGAAACCTCAGGCGTCACTCGCGCCGATCACCGAGAACATCGACGGCGAGGATCGACCGGTGGCCCTGAGCGACTGCTGGCCGACGTGGCATGCGGCGTCGAAGACGTTGCTCGGCACCGGGCACGACGTGGTCTACACCAAGAACTGGAAGGTGCAGAGTCCTCGGCCACGGAGCACAACGTATTCAATTTACGACCCGGCGATCGACAGTTGGTCGAAATGGCAGCGAATGAAGTTGCCGGGCGATCAGTTTGCCGATGCGGGTCCTGGTTGCGTGCAGCGGTACGATAAGGAGGATGGCTCGATCTTGCTGCCGATTTATTTTCGGCCAGCGGGGAAGAACTCACGCGTGATCGTGACGTGTTGCCGCTTCGATGGGAAAGAATTGGCCTATCAAGAGCACGGCAACGAACTCTCGATCGACGATGCGACTCGCGGCTTGCACGAACCGTCGCTCACGCGGTTCCAAGGCGAATACTTTCTCACGTTGCGCAACGACAAGCTCGGTTTCGTTTCGCGCAGCCGAGACGGCTTGCAGTTCAGTCCCATTCAGCCGTGGAAATTCGACGACGGCACGGATCTAGGGAACTACAACACGCAGCAGCATTGGGTGACGCACAGCGACGCGCTCTATCTGGTCTACACACGCAAGGGCGCCAACAACGATCACGTCTTCCGCCATCGCGCGCCCCTCTTCATGGCACAGGTCGATCCGAAAACGCTACGCGTGATTCGCGCGACCGAGCAAATCCTCATTCCCGAACGCGGCGCACGCTACGGCAACTTCGGCGTGACGCAGGTTAGTCCGCACGAGACCTGGGTCACCGAATCCGAATGGATGCAAACCTGGCCGCCGAATACGATCATCCCGGTCGACAACAAGTACGGCGCCAACGGCAGCGTGTGGGTGGCACGCATTCGGTGGAGCAAAGAGAATAAGAATTTCACCAATAGTGAGAGGAGGCCGCTATGA
- a CDS encoding transcriptional regulator, with protein sequence MSTTPRITATATEELPKDVADLAAAVAALPAEVRSRLEPLMFRVVDSTKRRRRILNLVQEALSQLRLDMKYLVFDLEATRRERDALKPTTDEGPGGNE encoded by the coding sequence ATGTCGACGACGCCGCGGATCACTGCCACAGCCACCGAAGAACTTCCCAAGGACGTCGCCGACCTGGCGGCTGCCGTCGCCGCACTGCCGGCCGAAGTTCGCTCGCGACTGGAGCCGCTGATGTTCCGCGTTGTCGACAGCACCAAGCGTCGCCGGCGGATTCTCAATCTCGTGCAGGAAGCTCTGAGCCAACTGCGGCTCGACATGAAGTACTTGGTCTTCGATCTCGAAGCCACCCGTCGCGAACGAGACGCTCTCAAGCCGACCACGGACGAAGGTCCCGGCGGCAACGAGTAG
- a CDS encoding Nramp family divalent metal transporter, which yields MSQLAPSAEFTAPHPGSASMPRWETGELPPVPIVGWRNILAMIGPGVVMAASAIGGGEWLLGPTVTAKYGGALMWLAATSIIFQALYNIEISRYTLYCGEPIFSGKFRTLPGPWFWLAVYLVLDFSAVFSYHAASAAVPVQVILLGGQIPDQDHNTYHWWLNKILSTAIFLLGMTPLIFGGKIFNSLRVLTSAKLVLLFSFLLILGLLFSSLGTWSEIGRGFVQIGNLPVQRGEDQNGNGVLDPGEDWDNDGHLDVVEALPPTIDTNGDGRPDAWEKDAAGKPIKWRDIDGDGKRDGDNVENLFVELKERGRFPKLDFSLVALICGLAAIAGNGGLSNTPMSNYVRDQGWGMGHSVGAIPSMVGGHGIELTHVGAVFDPNEKSLVRWRGWYRFLLRDQLMIWLPACLIGVALPSMLSIEFLQRGTEAGDWNSAVLTAEGVRQHVTTPPPGVLVSRLGLIPYLSGPAWGNIFWALTLLCGFLVLITTMITTMDGLIRRWVDVFWTASPRLRAMPGENIRYVYFAVLVSYGIFGVTMLWLNKPVQLITWATLGFNFALGFSCWHTVAINNLLLPRPLRPGLFPNLGLIAGGIFFWILGIVAVLDQLQKIGWVSL from the coding sequence ATGTCCCAACTCGCCCCTTCCGCGGAGTTCACGGCGCCGCATCCCGGCTCTGCTTCGATGCCTCGTTGGGAAACGGGTGAACTGCCGCCGGTTCCCATCGTCGGCTGGCGGAACATTCTGGCGATGATCGGCCCGGGCGTGGTGATGGCCGCTTCGGCGATCGGCGGCGGCGAATGGCTCCTCGGTCCCACGGTGACGGCCAAGTATGGCGGCGCGCTGATGTGGCTGGCCGCGACCAGCATTATCTTTCAGGCGCTCTACAACATCGAGATCAGCCGCTACACGCTCTACTGCGGCGAACCGATTTTCAGCGGCAAATTTCGAACGCTGCCGGGGCCTTGGTTCTGGCTCGCCGTTTATCTTGTGCTCGATTTCAGTGCGGTGTTTTCGTATCACGCGGCCAGCGCTGCCGTGCCGGTGCAAGTGATTCTGCTCGGCGGACAAATTCCCGATCAGGACCACAACACCTATCACTGGTGGCTTAACAAAATTCTTTCCACCGCGATTTTTCTCCTCGGCATGACGCCCCTGATCTTCGGCGGCAAAATCTTTAACAGCCTGCGCGTTTTGACTAGCGCCAAGCTCGTGCTGCTGTTTAGTTTTTTGCTGATTCTCGGGCTCCTCTTTTCGAGCCTCGGTACCTGGTCCGAAATCGGTCGCGGCTTTGTGCAGATTGGGAATCTGCCGGTGCAACGCGGTGAAGATCAGAACGGCAACGGTGTGCTTGATCCGGGCGAAGATTGGGACAACGACGGCCATCTCGATGTGGTCGAAGCACTGCCTCCGACGATCGATACCAATGGCGACGGCCGCCCCGATGCGTGGGAAAAAGATGCCGCCGGCAAGCCGATCAAATGGCGCGACATCGACGGCGATGGTAAGCGCGACGGCGACAATGTCGAAAATCTGTTCGTCGAACTGAAGGAACGCGGTCGCTTTCCGAAGCTCGATTTTTCACTCGTCGCGCTGATCTGCGGTCTGGCCGCCATTGCTGGCAACGGCGGGTTGTCGAACACGCCGATGAGCAACTACGTGCGCGACCAAGGCTGGGGTATGGGGCACAGCGTAGGCGCGATTCCGAGCATGGTCGGCGGTCACGGCATTGAGCTGACTCACGTCGGGGCGGTGTTTGATCCGAACGAAAAATCGCTCGTGCGCTGGCGCGGTTGGTATCGTTTCTTGCTGCGCGATCAGCTGATGATCTGGCTCCCCGCTTGCCTGATCGGCGTCGCACTCCCCAGCATGCTCTCGATCGAATTCCTGCAGCGGGGCACCGAAGCGGGCGACTGGAACTCCGCCGTGCTCACCGCGGAAGGCGTGCGTCAGCATGTGACGACGCCACCGCCCGGAGTGCTCGTCAGCCGTCTCGGCCTGATCCCTTATCTGTCTGGCCCGGCCTGGGGAAATATCTTCTGGGCCCTCACGCTGCTGTGCGGGTTCCTCGTCCTCATCACCACGATGATCACGACGATGGACGGGCTGATTCGCCGCTGGGTAGATGTCTTTTGGACCGCCAGCCCACGGCTGCGCGCGATGCCGGGAGAGAACATTCGCTACGTTTATTTTGCCGTGCTCGTCAGCTACGGCATCTTCGGCGTGACGATGCTCTGGCTCAACAAGCCGGTGCAACTCATCACCTGGGCGACGCTCGGATTCAACTTCGCCCTAGGATTTAGTTGTTGGCACACGGTGGCCATCAACAATCTGCTTTTACCGCGCCCGCTTCGTCCCGGGCTGTTTCCCAATCTCGGCTTGATTGCCGGCGGGATTTTCTTTTGGATCCTGGGGATCGTCGCGGTGCTCGATCAACTGCAAAAGATCGGCTGGGTCTCGTTGTGA
- a CDS encoding Crp/Fnr family transcriptional regulator has product MAVNQILARLSTADAADLQGSLKPFRFEQGAVLYEAGAKIDYSFFPLQGSLSAVVVMLDGRMIEVATVGNEGAVGLPMPVGAAISANRVLVQVPGEGLRIQSRLLEKKLQSSARLQDLFGRYQSAYQFQISQSVACNGLHSLRERCCRWLLMTHDRADADEIKLTHEFLAVMLGVRRPGVTETLQELQESGLLTYSRGSITIANRDKLEAQSCECYRTVRDEYAKLMG; this is encoded by the coding sequence ATGGCTGTAAATCAGATTCTTGCCCGGCTCTCCACCGCGGACGCTGCGGATCTTCAGGGCTCGCTCAAGCCCTTTCGATTCGAGCAAGGGGCGGTGTTGTATGAAGCCGGAGCAAAAATCGACTACTCTTTTTTTCCGCTCCAAGGAAGCTTGTCGGCCGTCGTGGTCATGCTCGATGGCCGGATGATCGAAGTGGCGACCGTCGGCAATGAAGGAGCGGTTGGCCTTCCCATGCCTGTCGGTGCCGCCATTTCCGCGAATCGAGTGCTCGTGCAAGTTCCAGGCGAGGGCTTGCGAATCCAGTCTCGATTGTTGGAGAAGAAACTGCAAAGCAGCGCGCGACTGCAGGATTTGTTTGGCCGTTATCAGAGTGCCTACCAATTTCAAATTTCGCAGTCAGTGGCCTGCAATGGTTTGCATTCTCTGCGTGAGCGCTGCTGCCGTTGGTTGCTGATGACGCACGACCGCGCCGATGCCGATGAAATCAAATTAACCCACGAGTTTCTTGCGGTGATGCTAGGCGTTCGCCGCCCCGGCGTGACCGAGACCCTGCAAGAGTTGCAGGAGAGTGGCTTGCTCACGTACAGCCGTGGTTCGATCACCATCGCGAACCGCGATAAGTTGGAAGCTCAAAGTTGCGAATGTTATCGCACAGTCCGCGATGAATACGCGAAACTCATGGGCTGA
- a CDS encoding M1 family aminopeptidase: protein MRYFLSVLLALVTFHHAAAQRPGPFTAPPKSLRTREIDQQHIRLDLKLDLEKQSVEGKATHKLELFKAAKSIELDAADMQIKGVTLIEAKEGSAAVERKELKYNHRNKQLTIDLPSEKPAGAALTIEIDYSISKPKNGFHFVVPDAAEPSQPRMVWTQSEPEFARYWLPCVDAPGDRITSEIVATVPSKYVVLSNGVLTSKKENGNETTWHWTQARSHVPYLMSVVAGDFEVLEDSWDGIPVLSYVPRGRLGDAARSFDKTPAMVKYFSQKIGYRYAWPKYAQICVDEYEWGGMEHTSATTLNLDTLHDERAHEDVSSIGLVAHELAHQWWGDLLTCKDWGELWLNESFATYFATLWTEHDEGWDEATWHRAAEARDYQGEDARYRRSIVNYRYGSPENMFDGHSYPKGGRVLHMLRYELGDEMFWKAIRRYAEVNHFRTVETADLRTAIEEATGQGMNWFFDQWLYKGGHPEFNVSWDYDAAAKQVRVTVKQTQKVDETTPLFRTSAEFEIGHGKKSKLRRVTITKAEETFHFDADERPTRVVFDPQDWILKKLTFNKDQDELLDQLTNCEYLMPRSQAIAGLAAIEDDKEAAAALVTAATNDKFWGIRQDAVKAIGKLKGDDVRKALIKAAVDKKSFVRRDALSALAKFSHDDTKAALKTAIEKDKSYYAVAEALKAYASIDKEGSRELLRNALTQDSHKEVILKAAVEKLIEAKDTTVVAALTKMLDEQLEPERRVTIIGTLARLKPGDAAALKLLHEQLNNERISVRRSAIDALVQVADASSIAVLENRRSSEVMPRMVRNLDEAVTKIKDKQKVTDTLLSEVEKLRKQNQALEERLKKLEEKSGK from the coding sequence ATGCGTTACTTCCTATCTGTGCTGCTTGCCTTAGTAACTTTCCACCATGCCGCTGCTCAGCGCCCCGGCCCGTTCACCGCGCCGCCGAAATCGCTCCGCACGCGCGAGATCGATCAGCAGCACATTCGCCTCGATTTGAAGTTGGATCTCGAGAAACAGTCGGTCGAGGGGAAGGCGACGCACAAGCTCGAGCTCTTCAAAGCGGCTAAGTCGATCGAACTTGATGCAGCCGATATGCAGATCAAAGGAGTGACGCTGATCGAAGCCAAGGAAGGAAGCGCTGCCGTCGAACGGAAGGAACTCAAGTACAACCATCGCAACAAGCAGCTGACGATCGACTTGCCGAGTGAAAAACCCGCTGGCGCCGCGCTGACGATCGAAATCGATTACTCCATCTCCAAACCGAAGAACGGTTTTCACTTTGTCGTGCCCGATGCGGCCGAGCCGTCGCAGCCGAGGATGGTGTGGACGCAGAGTGAGCCCGAGTTTGCTCGCTACTGGCTGCCGTGCGTCGATGCTCCCGGCGATCGCATCACCAGCGAAATCGTGGCCACCGTGCCGAGCAAGTATGTCGTTCTCTCGAACGGCGTGCTGACCAGCAAAAAGGAAAACGGCAACGAAACGACCTGGCATTGGACGCAGGCTCGCTCGCACGTTCCGTATTTGATGTCGGTCGTCGCTGGCGACTTCGAAGTGCTCGAAGACAGCTGGGACGGAATTCCGGTTCTTTCCTATGTGCCGCGCGGTCGACTCGGCGATGCGGCCCGCAGCTTCGACAAAACGCCTGCGATGGTGAAATACTTCTCGCAGAAGATCGGCTATCGCTACGCTTGGCCGAAGTACGCTCAGATCTGCGTCGACGAATACGAATGGGGCGGCATGGAGCACACCTCGGCCACGACTCTCAATCTCGACACGCTCCACGATGAGCGGGCCCACGAAGACGTCAGCAGCATCGGCCTTGTCGCGCACGAGCTAGCTCACCAATGGTGGGGCGATCTGCTGACGTGCAAAGACTGGGGCGAACTGTGGTTGAACGAAAGTTTCGCGACTTATTTCGCGACGCTCTGGACCGAACACGACGAGGGCTGGGACGAAGCTACCTGGCATCGCGCCGCCGAAGCTCGCGACTATCAAGGTGAAGACGCCCGTTACCGCCGCTCGATCGTCAACTATCGCTATGGCTCGCCCGAGAATATGTTCGACGGCCATTCCTATCCCAAGGGTGGTCGTGTGCTGCACATGCTGCGGTACGAGCTTGGCGACGAAATGTTTTGGAAGGCCATTCGCCGCTACGCTGAAGTGAATCACTTCCGCACGGTCGAAACCGCCGATCTGCGGACCGCGATTGAAGAAGCGACCGGACAGGGCATGAACTGGTTCTTTGACCAATGGCTCTACAAGGGTGGCCACCCCGAGTTCAACGTCAGTTGGGATTACGACGCTGCGGCCAAGCAAGTTCGCGTCACCGTCAAGCAAACGCAAAAGGTTGACGAAACGACGCCACTATTTCGCACCAGCGCCGAATTCGAAATCGGCCACGGCAAGAAATCAAAACTCCGTCGCGTCACCATCACCAAAGCCGAAGAGACTTTCCACTTCGATGCCGACGAACGGCCGACGCGGGTCGTCTTTGATCCTCAGGATTGGATTCTGAAAAAGCTGACGTTCAACAAAGATCAGGATGAGCTGCTCGATCAGTTGACGAACTGCGAATACCTGATGCCACGCTCGCAAGCGATCGCCGGTCTGGCCGCCATCGAAGACGACAAAGAAGCCGCTGCTGCTCTCGTCACCGCCGCGACGAACGATAAATTCTGGGGCATCCGCCAGGATGCCGTGAAAGCCATCGGCAAACTGAAGGGTGACGATGTTCGCAAAGCACTGATCAAGGCCGCCGTCGACAAAAAATCGTTCGTCCGCCGCGATGCTCTCTCGGCCCTGGCCAAGTTTTCGCACGACGACACCAAGGCTGCCTTGAAGACCGCCATCGAAAAGGACAAGTCTTATTACGCAGTCGCCGAAGCACTCAAGGCCTACGCTTCCATCGACAAAGAAGGGAGCCGCGAACTTCTCCGCAATGCGCTCACCCAAGACAGTCACAAGGAAGTCATCCTCAAGGCTGCCGTGGAAAAATTGATCGAAGCCAAGGATACGACCGTTGTTGCCGCGCTCACGAAGATGCTCGACGAGCAACTCGAACCCGAGCGACGTGTGACAATCATTGGCACACTTGCCCGACTCAAGCCCGGCGATGCGGCCGCGCTCAAGCTGCTCCACGAACAACTGAACAACGAGCGGATCTCGGTCCGCCGATCGGCGATCGACGCACTGGTGCAAGTTGCCGATGCTTCGTCGATTGCTGTTCTGGAAAATCGCCGTAGCAGCGAGGTCATGCCCCGCATGGTTCGCAACCTGGATGAAGCCGTCACCAAAATCAAAGACAAACAAAAGGTGACCGATACGCTCCTCAGCGAAGTCGAAAAACTCCGCAAGCAGAATCAAGCGCTCGAAGAGCGGCTGAAGAAACTAGAAGAGAAGAGCGGCAAATAG
- a CDS encoding PQQ-dependent sugar dehydrogenase, translating to MIPRSERFRPGHLTRSRRLRLEQLESRHLLSTLPAGFQEDLVAGGLYEPTSITVAPDGRIFVTEKPYGVRVIENGQLLPTPFVSLDVERAGERGVEGLVFDPNFAQNRYLYVYYTHETATGSFDRLSRFTASASNPNVAEANSEFVLIDGIPTSEPGFHNGGVLQFGADGMLYLGVGDTGNTALAQDLSKLQGKILRLNVGNGANIIPSDNPFVNTSGARGEIWAYGFRNPFTGDMVPGTNRLIIGDVGSDDWEEINEVAKGKNYGWPLAEGVVSDPQFTNPLYAYPHAGDGAAIVGGEVYSGTNFPAAYQGKYFFADYVRSFIKTLDLTTKTVETFSPDAFIPVDLATAPDGTLYWASLGYGSDTNGAVYRIRYVGGNRAPIAVAGANVTNGIGPLAVQFSAAGSSDPDNDTIVSYQWDFGDGTTGSGLTPTHVYTSTGQYSAVLTVSDGHLSGSSQPLVITVGNTAPTPVINLPVINSTYRAGDTISFSGSATDPQQGTLPASSLDWAVEFHHNTHFHPGIVAQGTASGSFVVALTGEVDPDQWYRIKLTATDAGGLKSTTFRDVYPVTSTFKLESSIAGASLLLDGQPTAAGTTITGVVNMSRTLSAPPTQLIGGKMYKFTGWSDGGAVEHTISTPATATTYRANYQLMPLAATYAATAPAAVLKGQTVTFALTVTNVGTETWSYLGTNRVRLGVYFDGTSDAVGAWAKDPLRFTLPKNVAPGQSVTINVSIPTPATTGNVVLRARLVKEGTTPTWFEPLLKTNVAVQSLGASYAGNPPTDWNTNQKQEFQVTLTNTGTATWSNTGNDRVRLAAYFGAADTPAAGATVTRIELPRAVAPGESVTVTVTLAGPTTAGSTTLRTRLEKLGVGAGWFDTMLRTAITAQTFSPFFSGSPPTTWQAGERKTYTITVYNLGSTTWNATGTNPVRLGVYFGIASDTAPLTSEPVRFVLPKNVAPGQSVTMTVTMEAPNVAGSLVLRHRMVRENVGWSDQMLKTTVNIQKTLAATYTGTIPTTWGAGETKTITLTVKNTGTQAWNVTGANQVRLGFYWGGDNDDVGAGLGEPERVYLSSGKLTTGAAVTTSVAPGQSVVLTFTVKAPLTPGLYMLRSRMVKENVAWFDDLLRTGVTVS from the coding sequence ATGATTCCGCGATCGGAACGTTTTCGCCCTGGTCACTTGACGCGCAGCCGGCGCTTGCGGCTGGAGCAGTTGGAGTCGCGCCATTTGCTCAGCACTCTGCCTGCGGGGTTTCAGGAGGATTTGGTGGCCGGCGGCTTGTACGAGCCGACGTCGATCACCGTCGCGCCCGATGGTCGCATCTTTGTGACCGAAAAGCCTTACGGCGTGCGGGTCATCGAGAATGGTCAGTTGCTGCCTACGCCGTTTGTTTCGCTTGATGTGGAGCGGGCGGGCGAACGTGGTGTGGAAGGCTTGGTTTTCGATCCGAACTTCGCGCAGAACCGCTATCTCTATGTTTACTACACGCACGAAACGGCAACTGGTTCGTTCGACCGGCTCAGTCGCTTTACGGCCAGCGCGAGCAATCCCAATGTCGCCGAGGCGAACAGCGAATTCGTATTGATCGATGGCATTCCGACCAGCGAACCGGGCTTTCATAACGGCGGCGTGTTGCAGTTCGGCGCCGATGGCATGCTGTATCTCGGTGTCGGCGACACCGGTAACACGGCGCTCGCGCAAGACCTCAGCAAGTTGCAAGGCAAAATCTTGCGATTGAACGTTGGGAATGGAGCGAACATCATTCCCAGCGACAATCCGTTCGTGAACACGTCTGGCGCGCGGGGCGAGATCTGGGCTTACGGTTTTCGCAATCCCTTCACCGGCGACATGGTTCCTGGCACCAATCGGCTAATCATCGGCGACGTCGGCAGCGACGATTGGGAAGAGATCAACGAAGTTGCCAAGGGGAAGAACTACGGCTGGCCGCTCGCGGAGGGTGTGGTTTCGGATCCACAATTCACCAACCCACTCTATGCCTATCCGCACGCTGGTGATGGGGCAGCCATCGTCGGCGGCGAGGTTTACAGCGGGACGAATTTTCCCGCCGCCTATCAGGGGAAGTATTTCTTCGCCGACTATGTGCGGAGCTTTATCAAGACGCTCGATCTGACGACGAAGACCGTCGAGACGTTCAGTCCGGATGCGTTCATTCCCGTCGACCTGGCCACTGCGCCCGATGGCACACTCTACTGGGCCTCGCTCGGCTACGGCTCGGATACCAATGGCGCTGTCTATCGCATTCGCTACGTCGGCGGCAATCGCGCACCGATTGCCGTGGCCGGCGCTAATGTGACCAACGGTATTGGTCCACTCGCAGTGCAGTTTTCCGCGGCAGGGAGCAGCGATCCGGATAATGACACTATAGTTTCCTACCAATGGGATTTCGGCGACGGCACGACGGGCAGCGGACTGACGCCAACGCATGTTTACACTTCGACGGGGCAATATTCGGCAGTGCTCACCGTCAGCGATGGCCATCTCAGTGGTAGTTCGCAACCGCTGGTGATCACCGTGGGCAACACCGCGCCGACGCCGGTCATCAACTTGCCGGTCATTAACTCGACCTATCGCGCCGGCGACACGATCAGCTTCAGCGGCAGCGCGACCGATCCGCAGCAAGGAACGTTGCCAGCCAGTTCGCTCGACTGGGCCGTCGAGTTTCATCACAACACGCACTTCCATCCAGGAATCGTTGCGCAAGGAACCGCCAGCGGCAGTTTTGTCGTGGCGCTCACTGGTGAAGTCGATCCCGACCAGTGGTACCGCATCAAACTGACGGCTACGGATGCGGGCGGGCTGAAGTCGACTACGTTTCGCGATGTGTATCCGGTGACGTCGACTTTCAAGCTCGAGAGCAGCATTGCGGGAGCATCGCTGCTGCTCGACGGTCAGCCGACGGCGGCTGGTACGACGATCACGGGCGTGGTGAATATGTCGCGCACGCTAAGCGCGCCGCCGACCCAATTGATCGGCGGCAAGATGTACAAGTTCACCGGTTGGAGTGACGGCGGTGCTGTAGAGCACACGATCTCGACGCCTGCGACAGCGACCACCTATCGCGCCAACTATCAATTGATGCCACTAGCCGCGACGTATGCAGCAACCGCCCCTGCAGCGGTTCTCAAGGGTCAAACGGTCACGTTCGCGCTGACAGTCACCAACGTCGGCACCGAAACGTGGAGCTATCTCGGCACGAATCGGGTTCGCCTCGGCGTTTATTTTGATGGCACGAGCGATGCGGTCGGCGCGTGGGCCAAGGATCCTCTGCGTTTCACTCTTCCCAAGAACGTCGCGCCGGGACAGTCGGTGACGATCAATGTTTCGATTCCAACGCCGGCGACAACTGGAAACGTGGTGCTCCGCGCTCGCCTGGTGAAAGAAGGAACGACACCAACCTGGTTTGAACCGTTGTTGAAAACGAACGTGGCCGTGCAGTCGCTCGGCGCATCGTATGCGGGCAATCCGCCCACCGATTGGAATACGAATCAAAAGCAAGAATTCCAGGTCACTCTCACGAACACCGGCACGGCAACCTGGAGCAACACGGGCAACGACCGAGTGCGGTTGGCAGCCTACTTCGGCGCTGCCGACACTCCTGCCGCTGGCGCGACCGTGACGCGCATCGAGTTGCCGCGCGCGGTCGCTCCTGGCGAATCGGTGACGGTCACCGTCACGCTCGCCGGGCCAACGACGGCGGGGAGCACGACGCTGCGTACCCGTCTGGAAAAACTGGGGGTGGGAGCAGGTTGGTTCGACACCATGCTCCGCACTGCCATCACTGCGCAAACGTTTTCTCCTTTCTTCAGCGGCTCGCCACCGACCACGTGGCAGGCTGGAGAACGAAAGACGTACACGATCACCGTCTACAACTTGGGTTCGACGACTTGGAACGCAACGGGCACTAACCCGGTGCGGCTCGGCGTTTATTTTGGTATCGCTAGCGATACGGCACCGCTCACGAGCGAGCCCGTCCGTTTTGTGTTGCCCAAAAATGTCGCTCCGGGGCAATCGGTGACGATGACCGTGACCATGGAAGCACCGAACGTGGCCGGTTCGCTCGTCCTCCGCCATCGAATGGTGCGTGAGAACGTCGGCTGGAGCGACCAGATGCTCAAGACGACCGTCAATATTCAAAAGACACTAGCCGCGACTTACACCGGCACGATTCCGACAACCTGGGGGGCCGGCGAAACCAAGACGATCACGCTGACCGTCAAAAACACTGGCACGCAGGCCTGGAATGTCACCGGCGCGAATCAGGTTCGGCTCGGCTTTTACTGGGGTGGTGACAACGATGACGTTGGTGCCGGACTCGGTGAACCTGAACGCGTTTATCTCTCGTCGGGCAAGCTCACCACAGGCGCTGCCGTGACGACATCGGTCGCGCCGGGCCAATCGGTGGTCCTGACCTTCACCGTCAAGGCGCCGCTGACACCCGGCCTGTATATGCTGCGGAGTCGCATGGTGAAGGAAAACGTTGCCTGGTTTGATGATCTGCTGCGGACAGGGGTCACGGTTTCCTAG